From the Rhizobium sp. ARZ01 genome, the window TGGATGTGTATCGGGCGCTGCTGGAGCATCCGCGCAGTTGGGAACAGGACGGGCAGAAGGCGCGCCAACCCTTCGATTTCGTCGTCGCCGGACTACGTGCGTTCGATGTTCCTATGGAGGCATTGGCGCCGCTTCCGGCCAAGGTCGGCAATGCGCCATCCGCGGACGGGGCAATGCAGCCGGTGCGGAATGCGGGCGAGGTAGTCCTTACCGAAGGGGCTGTTGACATGATGAGCCCTCCCACCATGACTGCAGCGGGTGAAATCGGCATGGTCGCCGCCCCGACCGAGGATGGCAAAGTTCCGATCCGCGCCAATCCGTTGACCGTCGGCGCACTGGGGAACCTCGGACAGCCGCTCTGGCGGCCCCCAAGTCCCGCAGGGTGGGACGAAAGCTTTTCCGTTTGGGTGACAGCCAGCCAGTTGACACAGAGAATCGCATGGATCCGGCGACTCGTGGCGCAGTTCGGCGGGTCGCGAGACCCGCGTGTACTGCTGACGAACGTGCTGGCCGATGCGGCCCGCGATGACACCATTCAGCTCGTAGCCGGCGCGCCGAGCAAGGAGTCGGGTTTGGCTCTCGTGCTGGCTTCGCCTGAGTTCAATAGGCGCTAGGAACCGTAAGCTCGAGCACCTGAGCTGTCATATTATGTTGTTGAAAATGCTGTAATAATTTCATTTCTGAACGCGCGCGGACGGAGAAGAGACGATGACGACCGAACTGAGCCGCCGTGCCTTCCTTGGGGGCGCCTGTTGCCTCGCCGCTTCGCCGCTGGTGACGCCCGTGAGCTTTGCTGCGGTGCCCGGCGACAACAGGTTGGTGACGATCGTGCTGCGCGGCGCGATGGACGGGTTGGCGCTGGTTCAGCCGTATGGCGACCCCGCGCTTCGCGTCCTGCGCCCGCAGCTCTCGCTTACACCGGAGCAGGGTCTGGTCGACCTCGACGGTCATTTCGGGTTGCACCCTTTCGCTGAAGCGCTGATGCCGCTCTGGCGGTCGCGTGAAATCGGCTTCGTTCACGCCATCTCGACGCCATACCGCGCCGGCCGCAGCCATTTCGACGGGCAGGACATGCTTGAGAGCGGTGGTACCGTCGTGCAGGAGGAGCGGACCGGCTGGCTGAACCGAGCCATCGCCAGCATTCCGCGTCGCTCGGAGCGCAGGGCGATCGACGTCAATACAACGTCCGAACTCATTCTGACCGGCCCCAACCCGGTCGATGTTTGGTCGCCGCGCGCCGATCTGAACCTCGGACTCGATGAGCAGGCCTTCTTCGAGCGGCTCTACCGCAACGATCCCGTTTTCGCCGCCGCCATGAGCGAAGCGGTTGCGACCGACATGTTCTCCGATGGTATCTATGCGGGTGCGAAGCGGGGGGCGGGCATTGCCGATGTGGCGAAACTAGCGGCCGGCATGCTCTCGGGAGAGCATCGAATTGCAAGCTTTTCCATCAACGGATGGGACACGCATGTTGGGCAGGACAAGACTTTCAAAGGGCCGGTAACGGAGCTGTGCACCGCGATCCTGACGCTCAAGGCAAACTTGACGCCTGACATCTGGCGAAAGACGGCCATCATCGCAATTACCGAATTCGGCCGTACGGCGCGAGAAAACGGTTCCGGTGGAACCGACCATGGGACGGGCGGACTGGCAATCCTCGCCGGCGGTGCCGTTTCCGGCGGCAAGGTGCACGGCGCCTGGCCGACGCTGAGGGAGGGCAGCCTGCTGGACGATCGCGACCTGGCGCCGACGACGGACCTGCGCCAGTTGGCGGCGGCAATGCTTTATCAGCAGTTCGGCATATCGGCCAAAGCCATCAGTAGCGGGATCTTTCCCGGACTGTCGCTCGATACGTCCGCAAGCTATCTGCGCGGCTAGTGCCAGAAAGCGGCTGGATGGCTTATTCGGCCGGCACCGGGGTCGGATGCCCCCCGTGGTCAAGCGCGACCATGATGAAGGTGGCGGCTGTCACCTTGTGCAGTTCACCGGTCAGGTAGCGCCGCGCCCAGGCTTCGACGAGGAGCGTGATCGACGTCTTGCCGACGGCGGTGATCTCCGTGAAGACATTGATCGTGTCGCCGATCTTCACCGGCAGGTTGAACGCCATTTCCTTCACGGCTCGGGTGACGACGCGGCCGTGCGCCCGTTCGGCGGCGCGAATGCCTGCGGCCAGGTCCATCTGCGACATGACCCACCCGCCGAAGATGTCGCCGGCGGCGTTTGCATCGCCAGGCATGGCGAGAGTACGGAGTGTCAATTGGCCCTGCGGCGACACGGTATCGGTCATTGCTGACTATCTCTCCCTTTTCAGACTCAACCCTTTAGCGCACAAGTCGGGCTATCGGAATCGGTTTGCTCGCCAGTTTCCGATTTTTTATCCGAGAAGCCGCGTGCTGCCGGCGCGGCGACCGTGAAATTATAGAACTTTAGTCGCAGTCTTCAGGTCGCATCCACTTCGTGACTTTGCGCCTGAACAAGAACTTCATGTTGATCGGTGGCGGTGGGCCCGGCGCCTCCGGCCGGCAAACCGCATTCGCGTGTCGCCCTTCCCACAGGGACGACGATGATACTAAGCAGCAAAAAACATACTGATTTTACAATGTTTTCTCCTCTTCTCCCTGGGTGGCGGCCTTGTTCAGCTGCGCGACCTGAAACGGCTTTCAGTTTGTCCAGGCGGTGACGCGCCGGGTGAAAGCTGGACAAAAGGCTTGGAGTAGGAGGACGGAAAGAGCCGCGACCGATGCCGCACCTGACAATTGTTAGTTTATCCTAATTTAACGAATTCCGACGGAAATTTCCCCAAGCTGGCAGACGCCAAAAAAAGGTGAGGGGCAATTGTGAATAGATTGAGAATATCCGCGAGATTGTACCTGCTTGTAGGACTGGCGCTAGCCGTGTTCTCAGCCGTTTCGATCTACAGCCTTTTTCATTATCAGGATTCCATGGTGACCGAGCGCAAGTCGAAGCTGCGCGCCATGGATGAAAACCTCGTAAAACTGTTCGAGTACTATCACGGCCTTGAAGTGTCCGGTGCCTTGACCAAGGACGAGGCGCAGGCGCGGGCCAAGGATGCGGTACGGGCGTTGCGCTACGAGGGCAACGGCTACTTCTGGATCAACGATCTCAATGCCGGCATCGTGATGCATCCGATCAAGCCGGAACTCGATAACACCGATCAGTCCGGAATGAAGGACCCGACCGGCAAGTTCATCTTCCGCGAATTTGCCCAAGTTGCGAAGACGCAGGGGGAAGGCTTCGTCGACTACTACTGGCCGAAGCCAGGCGCCGAGGAGCCGGTTCTGAAGTACTCGCATGTTGCGGGCTTCGCCCCCTGGGGCTGGGTGGTCGGTACGGGCGTCTATGCGGATGACCTTGCAGCCATGTTCCGCAGCAATGCGGTCTCGATGGCGGGCATGCTCGCGCTCGGCGCCGTGGCGATCGTGCTCGTCGCTTTCGCCATCGTCCGCAGCGTGGTCCGCCCGATCGCGCGCCTGAAGACCTCGATGGAAGCGATTGCGGAGGAAGATGTCTCCGGCGAAGTCCCGGAAACGGAGCGTCGCGACGAGATCGGCGACATGGCGAAGGTGGTTTCCGTCCTGCGCGATTCCGTTCGCGAACGGGCCGAACTGCGCGTGCGGGAAGGCGAGCAGCAACGGCACCTGGACGCGGAACGCAGCGAAGGCGAGCGTCGTCAAAGAGCGGTCAGTCAGACACAGGCCGATGCGATGGGAACGGTTGGCGCGGCACTGGAGCGCCTTGCCCGCGGCGACCTTTCCGCCACGATCGATACTATCTCACCGGAATATGCGAAGCTCCGGGACGACTTCAATCAGGCGGCGCAGGCGCTCGATGGCGTGATCGGCGCGATCGCCCATTCCACAGACGTCGTGCATGGCAGTGCGGGCGGGATTGCGGAAGCCGCCAACAATCTCTCCCTCCGCACGGAGCAGCAGGCTGCCTCGCTCGAGGAGACGGCAGCCGCACTCGATGAGATCACCGCCGCCGTCCGCAGCGCGTCCGAGCGCGCCGGGGAGGCCAGCCGGATGGTCGCCCAGACAAGGGAGAGCGCCGACCGCTCGGGCGCGATCGTCCGCGATGCCGTCTCGGCCATGGGCCGGATCGAGGAGGCCTCGAACCGGATCGGCCAGATCATCGGGGTGATCGACGAGATCGCTTTCCAGACAAACCTTCTGGCGCTGAACGCGGGTGTGGAAGCGGCTCGGGCCGGCGAGGCGGGCAGGGGCTTTGCGGTCGTCGCGCAGGAGGTGCGCGAGCTTGCGCAACGCTCCGCCAATGCGGCGAAGGAGATCAAGGGGCTGATCAGCAATTCCGCGATGGAGGTCGGCAACGGCGTGGCGCTCGTGCGCTCAACCGGTGAGGCCCTCAGCGAGATCGAACTGCTGGTCAATCAGGTGAACGACGAGGTGCAGTCCATCGCGACGGCCGCACGCGAGCAGGCCGTCGGGCTTGCCGAGGTCAACACCGCCGTCAACCAGATGGACCAGATGACGCAGCAGAACGCGGCGATGGTGGAGGAAACCAACGCTGCCGGCCAGACGCTGACGCAGGAAAGCAACCAGCTGAAGGCGTTGCTGCAGAGCTTCCAGCTTTCCGCCGAGCCGGCAGCGCGCCGGGCGCGGGCTGCCTGACACAATAAAAAGACGATCGGAGAGGGTTTGCCCCGGCGTTCGCGCCGGGGCTTTTTGCATTCATGGACGCCTCGGCTACAGATCCGGCGGGGCGAGACGAAACCCTTCATTTACCTTGCCGACCTAAACTTTGCTTGTGTTGCAGAGGCATAGCTCTGCCGGTGTTCGTTCACAGAATTTCTCCCGAAAGCGGACACAAGGGCATCGCACCATGCCGGGACAGTCAAACGGGAACGGTGATGAGTATTGCGTCTGCCTTCTTCTCCCGGAAACCGATCGTCCTTCTGATCGCGATTTCCCTCGCCGGATGTTCCGGTGACCTAGGCCCGTCCGTCGGCATCGACGGTGACAGCACGGTCAATGCGATCAAGCCGAGCCGGAATGTCGGAAGCGGTATGCGTGCCGATCCCAACTCGGTTGCCGCCTATCCCGCGGCCGACATGCCGCTGACGACCACCAGCGGAAACACGGAGAGTTTTGGTGGTGTCCAAACTTCCGGTGTCGGAGAGCCCCCGGTGGCGTCTCAGGCTGCACGGCAATTGCCGATGATCGACAGCGACGAAGCGCTTGGCGCGGATGGAGTTGTGCAGGCGTCGGCTGCAGGTGGCGTGTTGCGGGTTCCGGAGGATGGCGTGAATATGGACGCCGGCCTCGGCGTGCAGCCGGTGCAGGGACTGGCTGAAGCGCAGGCGGAAGAGATCGCCGAGGGGAACGCCACCCAGGTCGTCGTCGACGGCATCGGAACGGAAGCGCCGCAACAGGTCGGGCAGCCGATGCCCATGCCGGGGTCGGTGCCGATGACGGAAGCGGCTGATGAGGTCGGACGGTCCGCGCCGGCGAAAGGTGCCCCGGTCGATGAAGAGCAACAGGTTGCCTTCATCCCACGCTTCAACGACCCGATGGCCGTTCCCGAATCCCATGGAGGAATGCCGGCTTCGGAAAAGGCCTGCCGCCAGCGGCTGCAGCGGCTCGGGGTGAAATTTCGCGAGATACCGACGATTTCCAAGGGGCGGTCCTGCGGCATTCCCTATCCGATCGAACTGCAGAGCCTCTCCGGCGGCATTCAGATCAGGCCGGCTGCGCAGGTCAACTGCCAGATCACCGAGGCCTTCGCCAAGTGGGTGAAGAACGAGCTCGCGCCGTCGGCCCGCATGCGCTACCTCTCCGGTGTCCGATCCATCCACCAGATGTCCTCCTATTCGTGCCGGACGATGAATTCGCAGAAGGGTGCGGCCATGTCGGAGCATGCCAAGGGTAATGCGATCGACGTCGGCAAGATCGTTCTCAACAACGGCAAGGAGATCCTGATCCGCAAGAAGGGGTTCTTCGCCTTCCGCGAAAAGGGACTGCTGAAAGCGGTGCGCACCGACAGCTGCAAGTACTTCACGACAGTGCTCGGCCCCGGCAGCGACCGCTTCCACAAGGATCACTTTCATTTCGACTTGCGCATGCGCAAGTCGGGATACCGGCATTGCAGCCTGTGAGGTGACGAGCCGGCGCGTGACGGGAGATGCGCGGGTGACGGGTAGGGAAATCCGGCAATTGATATCCGTCACCGATTAATGA encodes:
- a CDS encoding DUF1501 domain-containing protein, yielding MTTELSRRAFLGGACCLAASPLVTPVSFAAVPGDNRLVTIVLRGAMDGLALVQPYGDPALRVLRPQLSLTPEQGLVDLDGHFGLHPFAEALMPLWRSREIGFVHAISTPYRAGRSHFDGQDMLESGGTVVQEERTGWLNRAIASIPRRSERRAIDVNTTSELILTGPNPVDVWSPRADLNLGLDEQAFFERLYRNDPVFAAAMSEAVATDMFSDGIYAGAKRGAGIADVAKLAAGMLSGEHRIASFSINGWDTHVGQDKTFKGPVTELCTAILTLKANLTPDIWRKTAIIAITEFGRTARENGSGGTDHGTGGLAILAGGAVSGGKVHGAWPTLREGSLLDDRDLAPTTDLRQLAAAMLYQQFGISAKAISSGIFPGLSLDTSASYLRG
- a CDS encoding acyl-CoA thioesterase is translated as MTDTVSPQGQLTLRTLAMPGDANAAGDIFGGWVMSQMDLAAGIRAAERAHGRVVTRAVKEMAFNLPVKIGDTINVFTEITAVGKTSITLLVEAWARRYLTGELHKVTAATFIMVALDHGGHPTPVPAE
- a CDS encoding methyl-accepting chemotaxis protein → MNRLRISARLYLLVGLALAVFSAVSIYSLFHYQDSMVTERKSKLRAMDENLVKLFEYYHGLEVSGALTKDEAQARAKDAVRALRYEGNGYFWINDLNAGIVMHPIKPELDNTDQSGMKDPTGKFIFREFAQVAKTQGEGFVDYYWPKPGAEEPVLKYSHVAGFAPWGWVVGTGVYADDLAAMFRSNAVSMAGMLALGAVAIVLVAFAIVRSVVRPIARLKTSMEAIAEEDVSGEVPETERRDEIGDMAKVVSVLRDSVRERAELRVREGEQQRHLDAERSEGERRQRAVSQTQADAMGTVGAALERLARGDLSATIDTISPEYAKLRDDFNQAAQALDGVIGAIAHSTDVVHGSAGGIAEAANNLSLRTEQQAASLEETAAALDEITAAVRSASERAGEASRMVAQTRESADRSGAIVRDAVSAMGRIEEASNRIGQIIGVIDEIAFQTNLLALNAGVEAARAGEAGRGFAVVAQEVRELAQRSANAAKEIKGLISNSAMEVGNGVALVRSTGEALSEIELLVNQVNDEVQSIATAAREQAVGLAEVNTAVNQMDQMTQQNAAMVEETNAAGQTLTQESNQLKALLQSFQLSAEPAARRARAA
- a CDS encoding extensin family protein, translating into MSIASAFFSRKPIVLLIAISLAGCSGDLGPSVGIDGDSTVNAIKPSRNVGSGMRADPNSVAAYPAADMPLTTTSGNTESFGGVQTSGVGEPPVASQAARQLPMIDSDEALGADGVVQASAAGGVLRVPEDGVNMDAGLGVQPVQGLAEAQAEEIAEGNATQVVVDGIGTEAPQQVGQPMPMPGSVPMTEAADEVGRSAPAKGAPVDEEQQVAFIPRFNDPMAVPESHGGMPASEKACRQRLQRLGVKFREIPTISKGRSCGIPYPIELQSLSGGIQIRPAAQVNCQITEAFAKWVKNELAPSARMRYLSGVRSIHQMSSYSCRTMNSQKGAAMSEHAKGNAIDVGKIVLNNGKEILIRKKGFFAFREKGLLKAVRTDSCKYFTTVLGPGSDRFHKDHFHFDLRMRKSGYRHCSL